From the Prunus dulcis chromosome 4, ALMONDv2, whole genome shotgun sequence genome, one window contains:
- the LOC117625185 gene encoding probable disease resistance protein At1g15890, producing the protein MACICMKKLSLFVLSYTFHGTVAIIASVCGCVTVVINLISAPCIRENVTKRYHFFKKRRERLEVLESKWNDLGRRLYEVKRESKGKVVLKSFKNFEWLETAEKLMKDADPLHFREQISDINHFYEAPKCFSQYNAGKEIEDFIGQLDAVHNEGKDFLLVDQSVVVGRLRGSSRTRLLGEAENKIKEIKGYVTGKGFQTIRVHGMPGSGKTEIVSAVNDSILNDYQACSMASSSPSTLPIPGNSPRDHFDKVIWVTVEHEGTESSIDNLQNKIAEQLKIDLKTAGESRADTLANELNELTFLIILDNMQNDFPLKLIGIPVPTKENGCKIIIVSRSLPVCLDIRIGTYVKIQPLSSGEAQTLFEIEAGIELSKLREDTRANAKKMIDEWECLPFTIIWLAQTLKELKNNGGSHVDHVVAWNATFDMLKESPDILDGMNEKAFNILKDSYDALKEETKKCFLYCALYPSGHLIEKKELVEYWFWEGLINGNERSGHIEDMGQAKKIFYELIRAHLVEEIDSPQDQQGLLAVKGKHRMIKMRNLARKMAVHLTNPGQFLIKAGEKLPHAQLHLQQEKYLSGVERASLMTNKIRAIMEQPNFSNLSTLLLQNNPIIHLHENFFCNMPNLIVLDLSHTNISTLPQSASYLKKLTALLLRNCPNLKSLPSLENSEELLLLDLSDTPITKLPDGMEKLTKLIRLNLSRTCVGEFRAEVVHALVSLEEVLMITNDDSVAGSLLKGASSIEKLGFLSRLAILQAKFPDVEAFNSYVVSKTHHLYKLKVYLGDVSCTHETKIVKGKSITQSD; encoded by the exons ATGGCTTGCATTTGCATGAAAAAGTTGAGCCTTTTTGTTCTAAGCTATACTTTCCATG GAACCGTTGCAATTATTGCCAGCGTCTGTGGCTGTGTAACCGTAGTTATAAATCTGATATCTGCACCCTGTATCCGTGAAAACGTGACGAAGCGCTACCATTTTTTCAAGAAACGCAGAGAAAGACTAGAGGTTTTGGAGAGTAAATGGAATGATCTAGGGCGACGATTGTATGAAGTAAAACGAGAGTCCAAGGGCAAGGTGGTGCTCAAGTCATTCAAAAACTTCGAGTGGCTGGAAACGGCAGAGAAGCTGATGAAGGATGCTGATCCGTTGCATTTTCGAGAGCAAATAAGTGACATTAATCATTTCTACGAAGCACCAAAGTgtttttcacagtacaatgctgggaaagaaattgaagatttcaTTGGACAGTTGGATGCAGTGCATAATGAGGGCAAAGATTTCCTCCTTGTGGATCAATCGGTTGTGGTGGGACGGCTGAGAGGCAGCAGCAGAACAAGGCTTTTGGGAGAGGCAGAAAATAAGATCAAAGAGATTAAGGGGTATGTAACAGGGAAGGGTTTTCAGACGATACGTGTTCATGGAATGCCTGGTTCGGGGAAGACAGAAATTGTATCTGCAGTCAACGACAGCATACTGAATGACTACCAAGCTTGCAGTATGGCCTCATCATCACCGTCCACGTTACCAATTCCTGGTAACAGCCCGAGGGATCACTTTGATAAAGTCATTTGGGTGACTGTAGAGCACGAAGGAACTGAATCATCCATTGATAActtgcaaaacaaaattgcagAGCAACTAAAAATCGACTTGAAAACTGCTGGGGAGAGTAGGGCAGACACACTGGCAAATGAGCTGAATGAGTTAACGTTTCTGATCATTTTAGATAATATGCAGAATGATTTCCCTCTCAAGTTAATCGGGATTCCAGTGCCAACCAAGGAAAATGGCTGCAAGATCATAATCGTGTCGAGATCACTTCCCGTGTGTCTCGACATCAGAATTGGTACATATGTTAAGATCCAGCCTCTGTCGAGTGGAGAGGCGCAAACATTGTTTGAGATCGAAGCTGGCATTGAATTGTCAAAATTAAGGGAAGATACTCGAGCTAATGCAAAGAAAATGATAGATGAATGGGAATGTTTGCCCTTTACCATCATCTGGCTGGCACAAACCTTGAAAGaattgaagaacaatggtGGTTCTCATGTCGACCACGTTGTTGCATGGAATGCAACATTTGACATGTTAAAAGAGTCTCCAGATATCTTGGATGGCATGAATGAAAAAGCATTTAACATTTTGAAAGACAGCTACGATGCCTTGAAGGAAGAAACGAAGAAATGTTTCCTCTACTGTGCATTATACCCAAGTGGTCATCTGATCGAGAAAAAGGAATTAGTCGAGTATTGGTTTTGGGAGGGTTTGATCAACGGCAATGAGAGAAGCGGACACATAGAAGATATGGGACAAGCAAAAAAGATATTCTATGAACTCATAAGAGCACACCTTGTGGAAGAAATAGACAGTCCTCAAGATCAACAAGGCCTTCTTGCTGTTAAAGGCAAACACCGCATGATCAAGATGCGCAACTTAGCTAGGAAAATGGCAGTCCATCTTACCAACCCTGGTCAGTTTCTCATCAAAGCTGGCGAGAAGCTTCCCCATGCACAGTTGCACTTGCAACAGGAAAAGTACTTGTCTGGAGTAGAGAGAGCCTCATTGATGACAAATAAGATTCGAGCGATTATGGAACAGCCCAACTTTTCCAATCTGTCCACATTACTTCTGCAGAACAACCCCATCATTCATTTGCACGAAAATTTCTTTTGTAATATGCCTAACCTCATAGTTCTTGACCTTTCTCATACCAACATCTCTACCCTTCCACAGTCAGCCTCTTACTTGAAAAAACTAACGGCACTTCTTCTGCGCAATTGTCCCAACTTGAAATCCCTGCCCTCTTTGGAAAACTCTGAggaacttcttcttcttgaccTTTCTGATACTCCTATAACAAAATTGCCCGATGGAATGGAGAAACTAACCAAGCTTATTCGCCTAAACCTGTCTCGTACATGTGTGGGAGAATTTCGAGCAGAAGTTGTGCATGCATTAGTCAGTCTAGAAGAAGTGTTGATGATAACTAATGATGACTCTGTCGCGGGTTCTTTGTTGAAAGGAGCAAGTAGTATTGAGAAGTTGGGATTTCTTAGTCGCTTAGCTATTCTTCAGGCCAAGTTCCCAGATGTAGAAGCCTTTAACAGCTATGTCGTTTCCAAGACTCATCATCTATACAAATTGAAAGTCTATTTAGGTGATGTTTCTTGTACTCATGAAACAAAGATTGTTAAAGGAAAATCAATTACACAATCTGATTGA